In uncultured Treponema sp., one genomic interval encodes:
- a CDS encoding aldo/keto reductase, with the protein MDYVKLNNGVKMPMLGFGVFQVPDENVTEQAVYDAICAGYRLIDTAAAYQNEESVGRAIARAVSDGIVKREELFVTTKLWVQDFGYENAKKAFAVSLKKLGLEYLDLYLFHQPFGDYYGSYRAMIELYKEGKIRAVGVSNMYPDRLADLCENFDVIPAVNQVELHPFFQQPGALENMKNYGVVPEAWGPFAEGKHEIFKNPVLAEIATSHGKTAAQVILRWNIQRGVVVIPKSVHKERIVENFNVWDFELSSDDMKKIAALDIGHSEIVNHHDPAFVKMINGWKIHG; encoded by the coding sequence ATGGACTACGTAAAGTTGAACAACGGCGTAAAAATGCCAATGCTTGGTTTCGGCGTGTTTCAGGTGCCGGACGAAAATGTTACGGAGCAGGCGGTTTATGACGCGATTTGCGCGGGCTACCGGCTGATTGACACGGCGGCGGCTTATCAGAACGAGGAGTCGGTTGGACGTGCGATTGCCCGTGCGGTTTCTGACGGAATTGTGAAGCGCGAGGAACTTTTTGTTACGACGAAGCTGTGGGTTCAGGATTTTGGCTACGAGAACGCGAAAAAGGCGTTTGCAGTTTCGCTCAAAAAACTTGGGCTTGAATATCTTGACCTTTATCTTTTTCATCAGCCGTTCGGCGACTATTACGGCTCTTACCGCGCGATGATTGAATTGTATAAGGAAGGAAAAATCCGCGCAGTCGGCGTGAGCAATATGTATCCCGACCGGCTCGCTGACCTTTGCGAGAACTTTGACGTGATTCCGGCGGTGAATCAGGTGGAGCTTCATCCGTTCTTCCAGCAGCCTGGCGCGCTTGAAAACATGAAGAATTACGGCGTTGTGCCAGAGGCGTGGGGACCTTTTGCGGAAGGAAAGCACGAGATTTTCAAGAATCCAGTTTTGGCGGAAATTGCCACTAGCCACGGAAAAACTGCAGCGCAGGTGATTTTGCGGTGGAACATTCAGCGCGGAGTTGTCGTGATTCCAAAGTCCGTTCACAAGGAGCGAATTGTGGAGAATTTCAACGTGTGGGATTTTGAGCTTTCTTCGGACGACATGAAAAAAATCGCCGCGCTCGACATCGGACACAGCGAAATCGTGAACCACCACGACCCTGCGTTTGTAAAAATGATAAACGGCTGGAAAATCCACGGGTAG
- a CDS encoding SIMPL domain-containing protein (The SIMPL domain is named for its presence in mouse protein SIMPL (signalling molecule that associates with mouse pelle-like kinase). Bacterial member BP26, from Brucella, was shown to assemble into a channel-like structure, while YggE from E. coli has been associated with resistance to oxidative stress.), with protein sequence MKELKAFILAVSVSLVVSAAIVSVGLSKIARPDRTVTVRGLAEKEVDADLALWPLTFTLGANSLPQLQKDILAKTQTVKEYLASHGLSEEDYTVQSPSITDNTVNPYMDQNKILYTYIAQTVVLVRSSKVAEVKKAQDDSLDLMSSGIAVSKDYNSKISFEFTKLNDIKPKMIAEATKNARTAAEQFAHDSGSKVGKIKKATQGFFSIENAAEDLQEKKTIRVVTTVEYLLK encoded by the coding sequence ATGAAAGAACTAAAGGCATTTATTCTGGCTGTATCGGTTTCGCTTGTTGTTTCGGCGGCGATTGTTTCCGTGGGACTTTCAAAAATCGCAAGACCTGACAGGACTGTTACGGTGCGCGGACTTGCAGAAAAAGAAGTCGATGCTGACCTTGCTCTTTGGCCGCTCACATTCACGCTTGGAGCAAACAGCCTTCCGCAGCTTCAGAAGGACATTCTGGCAAAAACTCAGACTGTAAAGGAATATCTTGCAAGCCACGGACTTTCCGAAGAAGACTACACGGTTCAGTCGCCAAGCATAACTGACAACACTGTCAATCCGTACATGGATCAGAATAAAATTCTTTACACTTACATTGCGCAGACCGTAGTTCTTGTTCGCTCCTCAAAAGTTGCTGAAGTAAAAAAAGCGCAGGACGATTCCCTTGACCTGATGAGCAGCGGAATCGCAGTTTCAAAAGACTACAACAGCAAGATTTCTTTTGAATTTACAAAACTGAATGACATAAAGCCGAAGATGATTGCCGAAGCGACAAAAAATGCGCGCACAGCAGCAGAACAATTTGCGCATGACTCCGGAAGCAAAGTCGGAAAAATCAAAAAAGCAACCCAGGGATTTTTCAGCATAGAGAACGCCGCCGAAGACCTTCAGGAAAAAAAGACAATCCGCGTTGTAACTACAGTCGAATATCTTTTAAAATAA
- a CDS encoding MATE family efflux transporter produces the protein MKNYDLGSEKIGRLVRHFAVPCVISMLVAALYNIVDQIFIGWSSAGAFGNAATNIVYPFTVLALGLSLLVGDGSAAMFSLSLGEKNREKADKCVGTGFSFLVILSVLLCAFGFLFKNQILAVFGANPSEKLCYDFANEYFTVICMGLPFYMIGQGLNGAIRADGSPKFAMTCTLVGAVSNIILDPVFIFVFGMGVKGAAIATVIGQILTFAMSIFYIFRSKNFRLSLKCLKPDFILLARISMIGMASLIVQLSIVIVIAVNNNLLSKYGYGTFASTGEAFGSVIPLAVVGIVMKVFGIVISVVIGISLGGQPIIGFNMGAGNFARVKETARVILRLVLAIGAVVFLIFEFLPDLVISIFGKGNPPEYIEYARLCVRIFLSGIIMTCFIKSSAIILQSIGKSGKSTLLALLRDVIVFVPASIILATVSKNIVTMLWSALISDAVSFVVAVIFLRAEMGKMECNL, from the coding sequence ATGAAAAATTATGATTTGGGGAGCGAGAAAATCGGGCGGCTTGTGCGGCATTTCGCCGTTCCGTGTGTAATCAGCATGCTGGTTGCGGCTTTGTACAATATTGTTGACCAGATTTTTATCGGGTGGAGCAGTGCGGGCGCATTCGGAAACGCGGCGACCAATATCGTCTATCCCTTTACAGTTCTGGCTTTGGGACTTTCGCTTCTTGTGGGAGACGGCTCGGCGGCGATGTTCAGCCTTTCGCTCGGCGAGAAGAACAGGGAAAAGGCGGACAAGTGCGTTGGAACTGGATTTTCGTTTCTGGTTATTCTTTCGGTTTTGCTTTGCGCTTTTGGATTTTTGTTCAAGAACCAGATTCTTGCGGTTTTCGGCGCGAATCCAAGTGAAAAGCTCTGCTACGATTTTGCGAACGAGTATTTTACGGTGATCTGCATGGGGCTTCCTTTCTATATGATTGGCCAGGGATTGAACGGCGCAATCCGTGCGGACGGCTCGCCGAAATTCGCGATGACTTGCACTCTTGTTGGCGCGGTTTCGAACATTATTCTTGATCCGGTTTTTATTTTCGTCTTTGGAATGGGCGTGAAAGGTGCTGCGATTGCGACTGTAATCGGGCAGATTTTGACTTTTGCGATGAGCATTTTTTACATTTTCCGCTCAAAGAATTTCCGCCTCAGCCTTAAATGTCTTAAGCCTGATTTTATTTTGCTTGCCCGAATTTCAATGATTGGAATGGCGTCTCTTATTGTTCAGCTTTCAATCGTGATAGTAATCGCCGTGAACAACAATCTTCTTTCAAAATACGGCTACGGAACTTTCGCAAGCACCGGCGAGGCTTTCGGCTCTGTGATTCCGCTTGCGGTCGTTGGAATCGTTATGAAAGTTTTCGGAATTGTTATTTCCGTTGTGATTGGAATCAGCTTGGGCGGCCAGCCGATTATCGGATTCAATATGGGAGCCGGAAACTTTGCGCGCGTAAAGGAAACTGCCCGTGTAATTCTTCGTCTTGTGCTTGCAATCGGCGCTGTGGTTTTCCTGATTTTTGAATTCCTTCCGGATTTGGTGATTTCAATTTTCGGAAAAGGCAACCCGCCTGAATATATTGAATATGCGCGGCTTTGCGTAAGAATCTTTTTGAGCGGAATCATAATGACATGCTTCATAAAGTCCTCGGCGATAATCTTGCAGTCAATCGGAAAAAGCGGAAAATCAACGCTTCTCGCTTTGCTCCGAGACGTGATAGTTTTTGTTCCGGCTTCAATTATTCTTGCCACCGTGAGCAAAAATATTGTGACAATGCTCTGGAGCGCGCTCATAAGCGATGCAGTTTCGTTCGTGGTTGCTGTGATTTTTCTGCGCGCGGAAATGGGGAAGATGGAATGCAATTTGTAA
- a CDS encoding fasciclin domain-containing protein, with the protein MKKTVLTLGVSALVAAAVFAQEFNPSSSALGELSTNANVEASANQESVSENADDKTLSAQEISKSIEEVDGIKVFANILKNSSDKVKDVDSDSGVTVLAPIDAIADTEKIVQNISDYIVPEKLTKENLETKSSVQTLSGKTLPVEVKDSAILINNVEVASLADSSDDKVSVLRLANNFSEEASLVLAK; encoded by the coding sequence ATGAAAAAGACAGTTTTAACTTTGGGTGTATCGGCATTGGTTGCGGCTGCGGTTTTTGCGCAGGAATTCAATCCTTCTTCATCGGCACTCGGCGAGCTTAGCACAAATGCGAACGTTGAGGCAAGCGCAAATCAGGAGTCTGTTTCAGAAAACGCGGATGACAAGACTCTTTCCGCTCAGGAAATCTCAAAGTCGATTGAGGAAGTTGATGGAATAAAAGTATTCGCCAATATTCTTAAAAATTCTTCAGACAAAGTAAAGGATGTTGATTCTGATTCTGGCGTTACAGTTCTTGCTCCAATTGACGCAATTGCCGATACAGAAAAAATTGTCCAGAATATTTCTGACTATATAGTTCCTGAAAAGCTTACAAAGGAAAACCTTGAGACAAAGAGTTCTGTTCAGACTCTTTCGGGAAAAACACTTCCTGTTGAAGTAAAGGATTCTGCTATTCTTATAAACAATGTTGAAGTTGCAAGTCTTGCAGACAGCTCGGACGACAAGGTTTCAGTTCTTCGCCTTGCAAACAACTTTAGCGAAGAAGCTTCTTTAGTTCTTGCAAAATAA
- a CDS encoding ArsC family transcriptional regulator, with product MIQIFGTTRNFDTKKAQMWFKERRIPFQFVDLKEKAMSRGEFESVVDSLSRAAGSRADAVELLADKKSKDYASFAYLDDANKEEKLFENQLLMKLPVCRNGKMLRPADLNQKSGKTGNDII from the coding sequence ATGATTCAGATTTTTGGGACGACAAGGAATTTTGACACAAAAAAGGCGCAGATGTGGTTCAAGGAGCGGCGGATTCCTTTTCAGTTTGTTGATTTAAAGGAAAAAGCTATGAGCCGGGGCGAATTTGAAAGCGTTGTGGATTCACTTTCGCGCGCGGCTGGCTCACGTGCGGATGCGGTCGAGCTTTTGGCGGACAAAAAATCAAAAGACTACGCTTCGTTCGCATATCTTGATGACGCTAACAAGGAAGAAAAACTTTTTGAAAACCAGCTTTTGATGAAACTTCCGGTTTGCCGTAACGGAAAAATGCTGCGACCTGCGGACTTGAACCAAAAATCTGGGAAAACTGGAAATGACATCATCTGA
- a CDS encoding HAMP domain-containing sensor histidine kinase, with protein sequence MKSIFARILTGFIAASFAVIAAMSVIFTVSVSRSINDWNADKRDDFVSLILPAISKTYRLTGSLSASELEKAVMPYTTDSLYIYIFDRNKKPVLLLEKGKVSTQDEVEKSVGSLSTFLSLNSPVQIKDGGETIGYLCADNVGFLAYKANRIFVSTMEKGLFAGIALAVSITIALSVLISTMLSKKARSLADYISSPDLMKKDMAALGVNEFDRILDSVKKLKARLLHEETLRRQWMQDISHDLRTPLTAVKMQVEGMNDGVLEATAERFSALYSELTLIEKLVWNLQDLSRFESPEMKISPADVNAWKFADDVSSRFALLAKKKNIKFSVEKNCAKDFDFKADPLLLMRCVSNLLQNAFQYTADGGEVTLEIEEQAEKRAKISVLNTGAISEEDIPHVFDRLYRGDRSRSTAGSGLGLSIAQAIASLHGGKIEVQNTKTEKGENCVCFSVAV encoded by the coding sequence ATGAAGTCGATTTTTGCACGGATTCTTACAGGATTTATCGCCGCCTCTTTTGCCGTAATCGCCGCGATGTCCGTAATTTTTACGGTGTCGGTGAGCCGCTCGATAAACGACTGGAACGCGGACAAAAGGGACGACTTTGTCTCTCTGATTCTTCCGGCAATCTCAAAAACGTACAGGCTTACGGGAAGCCTTTCCGCTTCCGAGCTTGAAAAAGCCGTAATGCCTTACACAACGGATTCTCTTTACATCTACATTTTTGACAGGAACAAAAAGCCCGTTCTTCTTCTTGAAAAAGGAAAGGTCAGCACTCAGGACGAAGTTGAAAAATCGGTCGGCTCGCTTTCAACTTTCCTATCGCTCAATTCTCCTGTCCAGATAAAGGACGGCGGCGAGACAATAGGCTATCTTTGCGCGGACAACGTCGGGTTTCTGGCGTACAAGGCGAACAGAATTTTTGTCTCCACAATGGAAAAAGGGCTTTTTGCAGGAATCGCTCTTGCAGTTTCAATCACGATTGCTCTTTCCGTTCTGATTTCGACGATGCTCTCAAAAAAGGCGCGCTCTCTTGCAGACTACATCTCTTCCCCGGACTTGATGAAAAAGGACATGGCGGCTCTTGGCGTGAACGAGTTCGACAGGATTCTGGATTCGGTCAAAAAGCTGAAGGCACGGCTTTTGCACGAGGAGACTTTGCGCAGGCAGTGGATGCAGGACATCTCGCACGATTTGCGCACTCCGCTTACGGCGGTGAAAATGCAGGTTGAGGGAATGAACGACGGAGTTCTTGAGGCTACGGCAGAGCGTTTTTCCGCCCTTTACTCCGAGCTTACGCTGATTGAAAAACTCGTGTGGAATCTTCAGGACTTGAGCCGCTTTGAGTCCCCGGAAATGAAAATTTCGCCTGCGGACGTGAACGCATGGAAATTTGCAGACGATGTCTCATCCCGGTTTGCGCTCCTTGCAAAAAAGAAGAACATAAAATTCAGCGTGGAAAAAAATTGCGCAAAAGACTTTGACTTTAAGGCAGACCCGCTTCTTCTTATGCGGTGCGTCTCGAATCTTCTGCAGAACGCGTTCCAGTACACGGCGGACGGCGGCGAGGTTACGCTTGAAATTGAAGAACAGGCTGAAAAACGCGCGAAAATCTCCGTGCTTAACACAGGCGCAATCAGTGAGGAAGACATTCCCCACGTTTTCGACCGGCTTTACCGCGGCGACCGCTCAAGAAGCACGGCAGGCTCTGGGCTTGGACTTTCAATCGCGCAGGCAATCGCAAGCCTCCACGGCGGAAAAATCGAAGTGCAGAACACAAAAACTGAAAAAGGCGAGAATTGTGTGTGCTTTTCGGTGGCGGTGTAG
- a CDS encoding DNA-3-methyladenine glycosylase I, whose amino-acid sequence MTSSESDSKNLFDKNLPRCNWCNLKNPKYIDYHDNEWGSFSEKSTDDKYLFEMLTLESFQAGLSWECVLNKREDFRSAYDGFDLEKVCGYGEEKIAELLANPKIIRNRLKIKSSISNARIFRTICLEYGSFFSFIKKFLDEYLCNDSVAEKKNTKIEIIEENSKNKSDFSGIKIIHETGKATNGLSDSISAELKKRGMKFMGSTIVYSFLQAIGVIFSHGEECFLFRD is encoded by the coding sequence ATGACATCATCTGAGTCAGATTCAAAAAATCTTTTTGACAAAAATCTTCCGCGATGCAATTGGTGCAACCTTAAAAATCCGAAATATATTGACTACCACGACAATGAATGGGGAAGTTTCAGCGAAAAAAGCACGGACGACAAATATCTTTTTGAAATGCTGACGCTCGAAAGTTTTCAGGCGGGGCTTTCATGGGAATGTGTCTTGAACAAGCGTGAAGATTTCCGTTCTGCCTACGACGGATTCGACCTTGAAAAAGTCTGTGGCTACGGCGAGGAAAAAATCGCTGAACTTTTGGCAAATCCAAAAATCATAAGAAACCGGCTAAAAATAAAGTCGAGCATTTCAAACGCAAGAATTTTCAGGACGATTTGCCTTGAATACGGAAGTTTCTTTAGTTTCATAAAAAAGTTTTTGGACGAATATTTATGCAATGACTCCGTGGCAGAAAAGAAGAATACAAAAATCGAAATCATTGAGGAAAATTCTAAGAACAAATCCGATTTTTCCGGAATAAAAATAATTCACGAGACAGGCAAGGCGACGAACGGTCTTTCAGACTCAATCTCCGCAGAACTAAAAAAACGCGGAATGAAATTCATGGGAAGCACAATTGTCTATTCATTCTTGCAGGCAATCGGCGTAATTTTTTCGCATGGGGAAGAATGCTTTTTGTTCAGGGATTGA
- a CDS encoding response regulator transcription factor has protein sequence MACVIIVEDNSLIRDAVSGYLKLDGYKTLEFGGVSGVLDAVKRETADLAILDVMLPDGSGFALAKEIRATSDIPLIFLTAKDSESDRILGFELGADDYICKPFSAKELVLRVHALLRRSGKTDSGKSTASGEWKSGNSTVIIDEAKHSVSVDGNAAELTSTEWKILLYLASNAGQVVSREQLLGECLNYFFEGSERTIDTHMANLRSKIGQQWISTVRGFGYRFSGIKADSKK, from the coding sequence ATGGCCTGCGTGATAATTGTTGAGGACAACTCTCTGATTCGCGATGCTGTTTCTGGCTACCTGAAGCTTGACGGCTACAAGACGCTTGAATTCGGCGGAGTTTCGGGCGTTCTGGACGCGGTAAAAAGGGAGACGGCCGACCTTGCGATTCTTGACGTTATGCTCCCTGACGGAAGCGGATTCGCGCTCGCAAAGGAAATAAGGGCGACAAGCGACATTCCGCTTATTTTTTTGACCGCAAAGGATTCCGAGTCCGACAGAATTTTAGGATTCGAACTTGGCGCGGACGACTACATATGCAAGCCTTTCTCGGCAAAGGAGCTTGTTCTTCGTGTTCACGCGCTTTTAAGAAGAAGCGGAAAAACAGACAGCGGAAAAAGCACTGCTTCGGGCGAATGGAAGAGCGGAAACTCGACCGTTATTATTGACGAGGCGAAGCACAGCGTGAGCGTTGACGGAAACGCTGCGGAGCTTACTTCAACAGAATGGAAAATCCTCTTGTATCTTGCGTCGAACGCGGGGCAGGTTGTCTCGCGTGAGCAGCTTTTGGGCGAATGCCTGAACTATTTTTTTGAAGGCTCGGAGAGAACGATAGACACACACATGGCGAACTTGCGCTCAAAAATCGGGCAGCAGTGGATTTCAACCGTAAGGGGCTTCGGCTACAGGTTCAGCGGAATAAAGGCGGATTCCAAAAAATAG
- a CDS encoding TIGR01440 family protein: protein MNTNENKNATLSEISRQTEKIIAELLDSHPQKAGSVFVIGCSTSEVAGGSIGKDSSAEIGKAIFETANRILSEKGIFLACQCCEHLNRALVVECECAEKYGLDEVSVVPWIHGGGSFATAAYYGFKEPVVVEHIKAAAGIDIGSTLIGMHLKEVAVPVHPEQKFVGKAYVTAAYSRPKLIGGARARYTAEKQEP, encoded by the coding sequence ATGAATACGAACGAAAATAAAAATGCAACTCTTTCTGAAATTTCACGCCAGACGGAAAAGATAATCGCTGAGCTGCTCGATTCCCATCCGCAGAAAGCCGGCTCGGTTTTTGTAATCGGCTGCTCGACGAGCGAAGTTGCGGGCGGCTCAATCGGAAAGGACTCGAGCGCGGAAATCGGAAAAGCGATTTTTGAGACTGCAAACAGAATTTTGTCTGAAAAAGGAATTTTTCTTGCGTGCCAGTGCTGTGAGCATTTAAACCGCGCGCTTGTTGTTGAGTGCGAGTGCGCAGAAAAATACGGACTTGACGAGGTGAGCGTTGTTCCGTGGATTCACGGAGGCGGCTCGTTTGCGACTGCGGCTTACTACGGATTCAAGGAGCCGGTCGTCGTTGAGCATATAAAGGCGGCGGCTGGAATCGACATTGGAAGCACGCTGATTGGAATGCACTTGAAAGAAGTCGCGGTTCCAGTCCACCCGGAGCAGAAATTCGTCGGCAAGGCTTACGTTACGGCGGCTTACTCACGGCCGAAACTCATTGGTGGCGCGCGGGCAAGATACACAGCGGAAAAGCAAGAACCGTAA
- a CDS encoding (deoxy)nucleoside triphosphate pyrophosphohydrolase — translation MNNETEHLKSTTQKTSQNKTSPLKQIHVSAAVILRNTSEGEKQIFATQRGYGEWKDWWEFPGGKIEAGESAEQAVVREIREELATEIRAERKLCTAEYDYPAFHLKMECFLCSVVSGNLTLLEHENAVWLSAEKLESVKWLPADVEVLGKVKELL, via the coding sequence ATGAATAACGAAACAGAACATCTCAAGTCAACAACTCAAAAAACTTCACAAAACAAAACTTCCCCACTCAAACAAATCCACGTTTCCGCGGCGGTAATTCTCCGAAACACGAGCGAGGGCGAAAAGCAGATTTTTGCGACACAGCGCGGATACGGCGAATGGAAGGACTGGTGGGAATTTCCGGGCGGAAAGATTGAGGCAGGCGAAAGCGCGGAACAGGCGGTTGTGCGCGAAATCCGCGAGGAGCTTGCGACGGAAATCAGGGCGGAACGAAAACTCTGCACGGCTGAATACGACTACCCTGCCTTTCACTTGAAAATGGAATGTTTTTTGTGCTCGGTTGTTTCCGGGAATCTGACACTTTTGGAGCACGAGAACGCGGTCTGGCTTTCCGCGGAAAAACTTGAAAGCGTAAAATGGCTTCCAGCGGACGTGGAAGTTTTAGGCAAAGTGAAAGAACTTTTGTAG